TTACGTGGTACTACTCTGCGTATGGGCAATCACTGAATGATGAAGCGCATCTGCAGGTATCTTGCAGCGTGATCGGTCCTAATGCAACAGGACAGCAAGTTTTCTGGGTGCCACTTTCTACGGTTTCACTTCCTTCGGGCGCGACAGCTGCTGACGCGAGCGAGATGATGCTCACACAGGCGGGACTCGTCCATGAATCACAAGGCACAGGTCCAAGCTATTACCTTGCCAAAATTGTTTCACCTTTTACCGGTGAAGCGCTTTCATGGAACCAGGAAACCGGACAATTTTGGCAGCTGTTTATTAACGGCACATCAGCCTCAAGCGGGGCAGGTTCCATTGCGCTTGCAGCAGGCGATAAGATCGAATGGATTTATTCGTCTGCCGATGAAACAATACCTGATCCACATGGATCAATCGGTACTGTTGCTGTTGATCCCAATGCTCAGGGAGATCCAACACTTTCATCTGATTGGCCGACCTTTGCTGCGCACGGGCCAAGCATGTCGGGCGCGGATACGCCAACGCCCGACCAAAGTGCTCATGCCATCTGGACTGCTCACCTCAAAGATGCAAATGACTGGTCGACGTATGCGAGTGATCCGATTCTTGTCGGAGATACTGTTCTGACAGCTGTTGGTTCTGAATTGCAGATGCGAAGTGCTCAAACGGGCGACATTATTGCCTCGACACCCTTAGCAGCACCCATCGATTCAGTTGCGCGTATGACATTTAAGAGCGGCATCGTATACGTTCCTTTGCATGGAGGACGCATGCAAGCTATTGCTGTCACGTCGTCGAGCCTAACGACCAAGTGGTATACCGAGTCGCTTCCCGATGTAGGGGGCAACGCGATGCAGTCGCTGTCGAACGTGACCGTTGCGAACGGATGCGTGTACTTTGCAGCAACAGCAGCTACGTGGTCGGCCAGTACGGGCGGCTGGCTTGTTTGTTTAGATGCAGCTACGGGCGCTGTGCGATGGAAACAGAAATCTGCATCAGCTGGATACTACTGGTCTGGTTCTACTGCGGTTGCTTCGTCATTGGTTGTTGCTGATGATGCGGGGAATTTGCAGAGCATTAATGCAGCGAGCGGAACGGTGACATCAACCATTTCTCTGGGGGCTGGCGTCCGTTCAGGTGTGATAACGGATACTGATGGGCGCCATGTGTACGCAGTCTCAACTGATGGCGTACTACACAAGGTTGCAATTGATAGCGATGGTGTCTTACATGCCGATGGATCGGTAAACTTTGCTGCGTCGAGCACGTCGACACCGGTATTGGTTGGCGGAAAAATATACGTTGGTGGTGCAGCACATACTACTCATGCAACTGAATGGGGTAGTGCACCCGATGGTCTGCTGGCGGTTATCGATGCGCAGACACTTACAGTGGAACACGCAATTTCTTCCTTAGAGGAAGGTGGCGCAATTGGCGCAGATGTGAAGTCAGCGCCTCTCGTGTCAACACAAGACGGGCAGACCTATGTGTATTTCACTGCCAATACGCCCCCGGGTGGCGTCTACGTGTACCGGCTTGGGGATGCAACTGCTCGTGAATTGTTTGTACCTGAAGCCGATGCTCAGAACTATTGCCTAGCGTCACCTATCGCTGCATCTGACGGCTCGCTCTATTACGTGAACGATTCGGGAAACCTGTTTAAACTGGTTGCGACACAGAAGCCTTTTAACCCCGACAATCCGAATACACCAGAAAAAAAGGTGCCAGTAACGCCGCATAATCCAGACGGTCTGAACAATCAGACTGGTACATCAATTGGAAACGGTCCCGCTTATAATGATGCTTCGTCGGTGCGCTTTGCGCTACGTTCGAATGTGTTGGATAGTCGCGCGACAGGAAGTGCTCTTGAAGCGTCTGAAGAGCAAGTATCGAGTGCAAGAGCTTCTTCTGAAGCGGCCGCGTCAAAGCTTGATGCCGCTGCAAGCGGCACACGGACACCGTCAGAGTCTTTAGATGGAGCAGTACCAGTAATGCTTTCTGAAGATGCTGTCGATCAGGTAAATCAGTTGCCAATTTGGGCAGTAGCGGGTCTTGTTGTTGGGATAGCTGGTCTTTTGATTCTTGTGTTTGGTCGGCGTCGCTCAAAGGATGAAGATAAATGAAGGACGCACGGTGGCGTTGGATAGCCACAGCTGCTTGTTGTGTACTGATTGTCGTCAGCGCATGGACACTCGGCTCATATTTTCTTGGGTCCTCTGGCGCATCAGAAGATCTTTTTACTACCGTTGCACCAGCTGAAAGTGATGCTTCATCAGGTGTAACAACAACAGGTGACCTTATACCTAAACAAGAGGACGACACAGCCGATCAAAGCGATGGTGCTGCGGGTGAAGATACGGGATCATCGGATGACCCGACACCTCCTTTAGCCGCTGCAGATAGTGCATATGCCACCCAGTCGGGCGACCCGCAGTCGAGCGACAGTTCGAGTCGCTCGTCGGATGGCTCCTCAGTGGCAGGTGGTAGCTCTGCTTCATCTGCAACGACAAGCGGTTCATCTTCGTCATCGTCTTCTTCGGGGGACCAGTTAACTCACATTCAGGTGAATATAACGGTTGATGGCACCGCAGCTGGATCGAATATATCATCGGCATTGCTGTCGATTCCCGCCGGGTCAACGGTCTATGATGCGCTGAAAGCGACGGGCGCTTCAGTGAATGCGCGCAGTACTGTCTATGGTATGTATGTAGCGGGAATTAACGGCTTAGCTGAAAAAGAATATGGCGCCCAGAGTGGATGGATCTACTATGTCAATGGGCAGTTTGCCGATCGGGCGTGTGATCGCTGGCGTCTTTCCGAAGGCGACTATGTTAAATGGGTTTATGTGAGTGACAACTAGCTGTGCCAATACAACGAAGTAGCGCCGAGATGACGACAAGTTTTGATATTTTGCATCCAGCGGTGCAGGCAGTGTGGTGTGCGTTAGCGCTGGGGCTTACTATGACCGCATTTCATCCGGTGCTTGCTCCGATTGCTCTTATGGGCGGCTTTGTTGCAAACAGCATGGTGCAAGGGGTACAACATACCGTTGCTTCGCTGCGGTGGCAGTTGCCTTTATTGATTTTAATAACTCTTGCTAATCCGTTGTTTTCGGCTTCAGGATCGACACTGCTTATTCAGGTGGGTCCATGGGCACTCGGTACTGGCGAGGTGTTTTTGAATATTTATGCAGAAAGCCTCGCTTGGGGCGCAGTGGCTGGATGTGTGTTTGTGGCTTCAATGCAATGGTTTGCGTTTACCGCTCGGCTTATGACATCCGACAAAGCAATGGCACTTTCGGGACCTTTTTTGCCGACAGTCAGTCTTATGGTGTCAATGACTCTGCGCCTTATGCCTCAGCTTGCCCGTCGCGGTCAGTATATCAACGCAGTTTTGCATGCGTGTACATCGGCCGGACCTGCACAGGCAGGCATGCAAAAAGGAATTTCTCAAAGGATTGCTCAACACGTGCGGATGCTTTCTTCTTTGATGGTGTGGGGTATGGAAGACTCACTCGAGCGATCACGTGTCATGCGAGCACGCGGGTGGGGAAATGCCAGCACACACACCCGTTATCGCACGCGGCGCTTTCGCTGCGCCGACGCTATCGCGTTGGCGGTAGTACTAGTGCTCGG
This genomic interval from Cryptobacterium curtum DSM 15641 contains the following:
- a CDS encoding DUF4430 domain-containing protein, which gives rise to MKDARWRWIATAACCVLIVVSAWTLGSYFLGSSGASEDLFTTVAPAESDASSGVTTTGDLIPKQEDDTADQSDGAAGEDTGSSDDPTPPLAAADSAYATQSGDPQSSDSSSRSSDGSSVAGGSSASSATTSGSSSSSSSSGDQLTHIQVNITVDGTAAGSNISSALLSIPAGSTVYDALKATGASVNARSTVYGMYVAGINGLAEKEYGAQSGWIYYVNGQFADRACDRWRLSEGDYVKWVYVSDN
- a CDS encoding energy-coupling factor transporter transmembrane component T translates to MTTSFDILHPAVQAVWCALALGLTMTAFHPVLAPIALMGGFVANSMVQGVQHTVASLRWQLPLLILITLANPLFSASGSTLLIQVGPWALGTGEVFLNIYAESLAWGAVAGCVFVASMQWFAFTARLMTSDKAMALSGPFLPTVSLMVSMTLRLMPQLARRGQYINAVLHACTSAGPAQAGMQKGISQRIAQHVRMLSSLMVWGMEDSLERSRVMRARGWGNASTHTRYRTRRFRCADAIALAVVLVLGVLCAVLAWVACSQFTFYPKMSTLIWWWGYGAYAMFFLVPSFVVVLERVRW